In the Populus trichocarpa isolate Nisqually-1 chromosome 1, P.trichocarpa_v4.1, whole genome shotgun sequence genome, one interval contains:
- the LOC7470759 gene encoding uncharacterized protein LOC7470759 — MASSTSKQLREYLQEQQKPFVLDVYLSERQIMLNKKQKRPCGYDLNKRRIMQARKILKLLLLKFTRSGQNQSVSSCQKAQKHEPVLKTVGKPQQIGEMKWLPKVGSSVADREYFRCNVKDPPCCENHASLHPKTSQALTHSSVKQKAAADINLQWECKEENELLSPVSVQKELPSINKAKQEEEEDASASSTVLSTNVEEDSLLSAFLCDLLIKSLIEKKSVAGFTELQEMIVPAFSQHLKNRRVLWQNMQLLFDCVNEAIEVYRRKNRKKQYAQELIGLKELGKIICDQICSCGKQNADEQINIDVTSIVEDGYYLQQLNRRIGIEIGDAILNEIIQEVIDLSFQ; from the exons ATGGCCTCCTCTACATCAAAACAGCTCCGGGAGTATCTCCAAGAGCAACAGAAACCTTTTGTATTAGATGTTTACCTTTCGGAACGACAGATCATGTTGAACAAGAAGCAAAAGAGACCGTGCGGTTATGATTTGAACAAGAGAAGAATTATGCAGGCTAGGAAGATCCTGAAGTTGTTGTTGCTCAAGTTTACTCGCAGTGGTCAAAACCAGTCGGTTTCAAGCTGCCAGAAAGCTCAGAAACATGAACCTGTTTTGAAAACAGTTGGAAAGCCCCAGCAGATTGGAGAAATGAAGTGGCTTCCTAAAGTGGGCAGTTCAGTTGCAGATCGTGAATATTTCAGATGCAATGTTAAAGATCCACCTTGTTGTGAAAATCATGCATCTCTTCATCCAAAGACTTCTCAAGCGTTAACACATAGCAGTGTGAAACAGAAG GCTGCTGCGGACATCAATCTTCAATGGGAATGCAAGGAAGAGAATGAGCTACTCAGCCCAGTGTCAGTACAAAAGGAACTACCATCAATAAACAAGG caaaacaagaagaagaagaagatgcatcAGCTTCAAGCACCGTTTTGAGCACGAACGTGGAGGAAGACTCTTTGCTCTCAGCTTTCTTGTGCGACTTGTTAATTAAATCATTGATTGAGAAGAAGAGTGTTGCTGGTTTCACAGAGTTACAGGAGATGATTGTGCCTGCTTTTTCTCAGCACCTGAAAAACAGAAGGGTCTTATGGCAAAACATGCAGCTACTTTTTGATTGTGTAAACGAAGCCATAGAAGTATACAGAAGGAAGAACAGAAAAAAGCAGTATGCTCAAGAATTAATAGGTCTGAAAGAGCTCGGAAAAATCATCTGCGACCAAATTTGCTCATGTGGAAAACAAAACGCAGACGAACAAATAAATATTGACGTCACTAGCATAGTAGAAGATGGCTATTATTTGCAGCAGCTAAATAGGAGGATAGGGATAGAGATAGGAGATGCAATCTTGAATGAAATAATTCAGGAAGTAATCGATTTATCTTTTCAGTAA
- the LOC7470758 gene encoding uncharacterized protein LOC7470758 isoform X2 codes for MQALNPLQPGFTKLFNRQLLKPLNLRAFSSSSDDYSNQSRGGLPRFFSEELPASKGGVVRVQGDEFRHMTKVLRLGTNDRVELFNGKGGLIEGCIERIDRTGLDFVALEDPKLVPPLSTKWHVYAAFGTLKGDRADWLLEKCTELGAHSVTPLLTERSPSISENRVDRFRRVILAATKQSQRLHEMILNPPTKIVGLLPLLAQSKLSFLATAGATPVVSVLTSSRKESSGLMIVGPEGG; via the exons ATGCAAGCGTTAAACCCATTACAACCTGGTTTTACCAAACTCTTCAACCGTCAATTGCTTAAACCCTTAAACCTCCGTGCATTCTCATCATCATCAGATGATTACTCCAACCAGTCACGTGGTGGCCTCCCTCGCTTCTTCTCTGAAGAACTCCCTGCTTCTAAG GGTGGCGTTGTTCGTGTACAAGGCGATGAATTCAGGCATATGACTAAAGTTTTGAGGTTGGGCACGAATGATAG GGTAGAGCTCTTCAATGGGAAAGGAGGTTTAATAGAAGGGTGCATAGAGAGAATTGACCGTACTGGACTTGATTTTGTTGCACTGGAAGATCCAAAATTAGTTCCTCCTCTGAGCACAAAGTGGCATGTATATGCAGCATTTG GTACTCTAAAGGGTGATCGAGCTGACTGGCTTCTTGAGAAATGCACG GAACTTGGAGCTCATAGTGTGACCCCTCTACTGACTGAACGTTCTCCATCAATCTCAGAAAATCGAGTGGACAGGTTTCGACGTGTCATTTTGGCAGCAACTAAACAGA GTCAGCGGTTGCATGAAATGATTCTAAATCCTCCAACTAAAATTGTTGGCCTTTTGCCCCTA CTTGCCCAGTCAAAGCTATCTTTTCTGGCAACAGCAGGAGCTACTCCTGTTGTTAGTGTATTGACTTCATCAAGAAAAGAATCTAGTGGATTGATGATAGTGGGACCAGAAGGGGGTTAG
- the LOC7470758 gene encoding uncharacterized protein LOC7470758 isoform X1, with product MQALNPLQPGFTKLFNRQLLKPLNLRAFSSSSDDYSNQSRGGLPRFFSEELPASKGGVVRVQGDEFRHMTKVLRLGTNDRVELFNGKGGLIEGCIERIDRTGLDFVALEDPKLVPPLSTKWHVYAAFGTLKGDRADWLLEKCTELGAHSVTPLLTERSPSISENRVDRFRRVILAATKQSQRLHEMILNPPTKIVGLLPLLAQSKLSFLATAGATPVVSVLTSSRKESSGLMIVGPEGDFTEKEVNMMMKAGASAVGLGPHRLRVETATMALLATLMLWSDSQ from the exons ATGCAAGCGTTAAACCCATTACAACCTGGTTTTACCAAACTCTTCAACCGTCAATTGCTTAAACCCTTAAACCTCCGTGCATTCTCATCATCATCAGATGATTACTCCAACCAGTCACGTGGTGGCCTCCCTCGCTTCTTCTCTGAAGAACTCCCTGCTTCTAAG GGTGGCGTTGTTCGTGTACAAGGCGATGAATTCAGGCATATGACTAAAGTTTTGAGGTTGGGCACGAATGATAG GGTAGAGCTCTTCAATGGGAAAGGAGGTTTAATAGAAGGGTGCATAGAGAGAATTGACCGTACTGGACTTGATTTTGTTGCACTGGAAGATCCAAAATTAGTTCCTCCTCTGAGCACAAAGTGGCATGTATATGCAGCATTTG GTACTCTAAAGGGTGATCGAGCTGACTGGCTTCTTGAGAAATGCACG GAACTTGGAGCTCATAGTGTGACCCCTCTACTGACTGAACGTTCTCCATCAATCTCAGAAAATCGAGTGGACAGGTTTCGACGTGTCATTTTGGCAGCAACTAAACAGA GTCAGCGGTTGCATGAAATGATTCTAAATCCTCCAACTAAAATTGTTGGCCTTTTGCCCCTA CTTGCCCAGTCAAAGCTATCTTTTCTGGCAACAGCAGGAGCTACTCCTGTTGTTAGTGTATTGACTTCATCAAGAAAAGAATCTAGTGGATTGATGATAGTGGGACCAGAAGGGG ACTTTACGGAGAAAGAAGTGAACATGATGATGAAAGCTGGCGCATCAGCTGTTGGTCTTGGACCCCATCGCCTCCGTGTTGAAACTGCAACAATGGCACTTTTGGCTACTCTAATGCTATGGTCTGACTCCCAGTAG
- the LOC7478672 gene encoding uncharacterized protein LOC7478672 yields MAIQLENLVQSIKSKVRALKKSKKPYIKMDKSASVRVEIRSRKARKLIDKTLQVADRPGKRVIS; encoded by the coding sequence ATGGCAATCCAACTAGAAAATCTGGTGCagtcaatcaaatcaaaagttagagccctgaAGAAGTCCAAGAAACCATACATCAAGATGGACAAGAGCGCAAGTGTTAGGGTTGAGATCCGTAGCAGAAAAGCAAGAAAGCTTATCGACAAGACTCTTCAAGTTGCCGATCGTCCTGGAAAACGTGTCATTTCTTGA